DNA from Fastidiosipila sp.:
AGCTGACCGATACGGAAAAGGCAGGATCCCGGGGCGCCGTACTCCGCGCCATGAAAACGGCCTGCCTCATGCCCAGGGAATTGGCTGACAGATACGCCGAACATTGTGACTTTCTGGCAGATGAGGAAGAAGATCCGGTCCGGGCCGATGAGCTCCGGATCATGGCCGGCAACATGCGGATGGTTCCCTGGCGGGGAGCGGAAGATTTCCACCAGGCCGTCCAGTCGCTCTGGTTTACCCATATGCTGGTCATGTCCGACGAAAAATACCCGGGGCCGGGTGTGTCATTTGGCCGGCTGGACCAGTACCTTTACCCCTACTACCTGATCTCCAAAGAAGAGGGCATGACCGATGAGGAAATGAAGGACATCCTGGGCTGTTTTTGGGTGCACTGCAACACGGTCTATGATGCCCAGATCCGCGTCGGGGGCAACCAGGGAATTACGGCCGGCTTCGGCCAGCTTTTCAATCTATCCGGTTTCGGGCCGGACGGCCGGGACATGACCAATGACTTGACCTACCTGATCCTGGAGGTCATCGAGGCCATGAGCCCCATCCTGGAACCCAAGCCCAATGTCAGGCTCCACAAAAAGAGCCCCGACCGCCTGCTCGATGTCATCGTCGATATGATCTCGGGCAGCCAGGGAGCGCCTTTTCTTTTAAACTTTGATGAACGCTCAGTCGCGGGCATGCTGCTCCAGGCGGAAAAGTCCGGACAGCAGGCCCTGATCAACCGGGACAATGTCTTTGACTACGCTGCCGTCGGCTGCCTGGAAAACACCATGGCAGGCAACGACCGGTCGGGAACCGTGGACAACAACATCAACCTTCTGAAAGCCATGGAGCTGGTCTATGGCAACGGCTGTGACCTGCTGCCCTACTACGATCCCATGACCGGCAAATGGAGCAAAATCAGGCAGGAGGGCCCCCGAACCGGGACCTTGGCTGATCTTGACAGCTGGGACAAATTCTTCAATGCCTATGTTGAACAGACCCGCTTCATCGTCAAAAAAATGGTTGATACCTATGAAATGAGCGAGGCCATCCGGGCAGTATACCATCCCACCCCCTACCTGTCGCTTCTGGTCAAGGGCTGCGCTGAGCAGGGCCTGGACGTGACCCAGGGAGGGGCAGAGCTGTCCTACACCACCATGGAGGGCGTGACCTACGCCACCGCGGTGGATTCGCTCCTGGCGGTCAAATACCTGGTCTTTGACAAAAAGGAATGCAGCCTGGAGGAACTGGTCCAGGCCCTGAAAGACAACTGGAAGGGCCATGAGGTCCTCCAGGCCAAGGCCCTTCACCGGGCCCCCAAATACGGGCGTGACGACGACGAAAGTGACCGCCTGGCCTGGGAAGTCATGCGGATCTGGACGGATGAAGTCTGGCGATACAAGACCCAATCCACCGGGCGGCAGTTCCGGCCCGGCATGTTGTCCTGGAACTACTGGATCGGCTCGGGCTACATCATGAAAGCCAGTGCCAACGGACGGACCGAGAACCAGTTTCTCTCCAACGCCATTTGTCCCTCCAACGGAGCCGATCTGAACGGTCCGACCGCCAACAGCAACTCGGTCGGCACTGCCCTGGGCGGCAAGACCGATTGCGGCAACTACGTCAATGTCCTCCCCAACGGGGCCAGCCATACCATCACCTTCAATGCCTCCCTGGTCAGGACACCGGAGCACAAGGCCAAACTGAAATCCTTCCTCAAAGGCTACTGTGAAAATGGAGGGACAGCCCTCCAGATCAACATGCTGGATCCGGAAGTATTGAAAGAAGCCCAGGCTCATCCTTCCGACTACCGCCATCTTCTGGTCCGGGTCACCGGCTACAACGCCTACTTCACTTCCATCGGCAAAGAACTGCAGGACGAGATCATCGCCCGCGAAAGCCACCTGCAATATTGAGCCATGCGGATCCTGAACATCCAGCGTATGTCCACCGAGGACGGGCCCGGCCTTCGGACCACTCTTTTTGTCAAGGGCTGCCCACTGGCCTGCGCCTGGTGCCACAATCCTGAAAGCCTGTCCCGCTCTTTTCAGATTGAGTGGCTGGGCGAACGCTGCATCGGCTGCCGGACCTGCATTTCCGTCTGTCCTGAGGGCGCTCTTGAATTGGGGGAAAAAGGCCTGATCATCGACAGGGAGATCTGCAATCTCTGCCTTGCCTGCGCCGAAGCCTGTCCGGCCCGGGCCATCGAAACCCGGGGCGAGGACAGGACCGTCGACGATCTCTTTGATGAACTGATCAAGGATGTGGCCTATTTCGGCGAGGAAGGCGGCATCACTCTTTCCGGCGGAGAAATCTTGACTCAGGCGGCTGAAGCGGCAATGCTGCTGCAAAAACTTAAAGAACACGCCATTCACACCGCCATCGACACCTCGGGCCTTTGTTCCAGGGAGGCGCTGGACCGGGTCCTGCCCTGGACCGATCTGGTTCTCTACGATCTCAAACTCTTTGACGACGCGGCCCATCAGCACTGGACAGGGATTGGCAACCGGCGCATCATGGACAACTTTGACTACCTGGCAGAACAAAAAGAAATCCTGGGTTTCTCCGTCTGGGTCAGGACGCCCATTATCCCGGGCGCAACCGACAGCGATGACAACATACGCCGACTCGCCCGTTTCATCGGCGGACGGGCCGACCGCTGGGAGCTATGCGCCTTCAACAACCTTTGCACGGGAAAATACGATCGGCTGGGCAATCCCTGGGCCTTCGCCGGGGTCCCTCTGATGACGTCTGAGCGGATGAGCGAACTGGAAGCCATGGCCAGGGAGGAAGGCTGCGCAAACACCCATGCAACAGGCAATACCAGACTGGAAAAGCCTCACACAACCAAGGGGTGACAACAACTACAACCGGCAGTTGATTATATTGCAAAAACACAACCCGTGGTCTCTTGACGGGCATTTGAACGGTTCCTAGGCTTGAAGCGGGGAAAGGGAAGAGGTCAAGATGAAAAAGATCAATGTTGAGCGCGACGCCAAGGATTTCGCTTCGCCCTACAAGGTGGCTTTGATCGCCACCCACGATGAAGAAAAGGATGTTCACATCACCCTCTTGTCATCTCTGATGAACCGGGGGGATGACGAAATGGTAGTCGGCGAGTTCGTCAAAGGCTTGAGCAAGCAGTTTTTCCACGAGAGACCCCGGGCCGGCTTTCTCATCATGAATCTGGCCAGGGAGTTCTGGACCGGGACCATGGATTTTTACGACAAGAAAACGGAGGGGCCGGAATACATTACCTTCAACGAGATGACCCTCTTTCGTTTCAATACTTACTTCGGGGTCCATACGGTTCACTACGCCGAACTGCGGGAGATCTCCGAAAAGCGCAAGCTCAACATGGCCGGGATCGCAGCCAACATGGTCCGCGTCATACTGGCAAGCGCCTTGTTCAAAGGCCGGGAGGTGCCGGTATTCAATCCCTGGACCCGCCGGCATACCGCCAAGGCTGGAACCCTGCTCTTTTTGGGCTTTTCCGGCGATGACGGTTATCCCCGCCTACTTCCCGTCATCCAGGGCAAGTCCGTTTCCCGAAGCCGGATCCTGCTGACCCCCGCACCCTATAAGAAGCTGGCAGAGGGACTGAAGGACGGGGATCGGGCTTCACTTTTCGCAGCCAGTCTCGACATGGAGGCTGTGCTCCTCAAGGGTACCTACCGCAGGCTGCCGGGAGGCTTGGGCGCCGTCGACGTCGACCGGGTCTACAATTGCATGCCCCCCGTTCACCGCTACATCTACCCGGAGACGCCCTGGGAGGCTGTCACAGAATTCTAGGGACCGCCTGATGCAAGAAGATCCGCCAAGGACACTTTACCAGCTCATGTGGAGCCGCAAACGTGGCTTCATCATCTATCTTTTTGCTGCCTTCCTGCCCATCTTCCAGCAACTTATCATGGAGGCTGCCCTGGGTTTCTCTTTTACACTCCTGGAAGCCAGGACAAAAGCGGAAATCAGCGTACGTATCGCCATCCTGGTCGCGGCCATGCTGGTGCCGTCCGTCTTCCACTGGATTTCGAGGAGACTTCGGATCGGCTTCATGCGCGACATCCTCCTTGACGTCCGGAAGCGGGGCTTCCGCCATATCCTGAGCCTGCCTGTCCGCGTCTTCTCACGCAAATCCCGCGATCACTACCTGTCGCTTTTGGTCAATGACCTCAACATCTTCGAGAATGATTTCTTCGTCTCTTTCCTCAATGTCATTTTTAACGGCGGACTGACCTTGATTGCCCTTGGCATCCTCTTCTTTTTCGACTGGCGATACGGCCTGGCCAGCACCTTGGCGACCGGTCTTCTGGCACTTCTAGGCAGGGGTTTCCAAAAGAAAATCGTCTCGCTCAAGGAGAAAGAATCCGACGCCAACAAAGACTTCTCTCAACAGATGTCAAATGTCTTTCGAGGGCTGGAGATCCTGAAGCTCAACCAGGTCGAGGCACCCTTCCGGGAAAAATCCATGGGCTATGTAACAGCGCTTGAAAATATAAAAATGCGCTTCAACATCTTTGACTATTTCCAAAGCGGCACAATGGAAACACTGGGACTCATTTTCACTGTCCTGTCTTTCTTTTACATCGGAACCGGCTTGGTCTCCGCCAGGCTTTCCCTGCCGCAGGGGGTTTTCATGGTGCAAATCACCCAGCGTGCCATTTGGGGCATGGTCCAGGTTTTCCCCCATCTGAACAAGGTACGTGCCAGCCAGGCAATTTTTGACCGGATTGTCAGGGGAAGCCCCGACGAACAGGAGGCCCCGGCTCCTTTGGGAACCCTGCCCTTCACGCTGAACCAGGGGATTGAAGTCGACCAGCTTTCTTTTTCCTATGATAACCGGCCTGTTTTGCAAAGAGCTTCATTCAAGATCAACAAGGGAGAAAAAGTGCTGCTCAGGGGGATTTCCGGTTCGGGCAAAACCACCCTGCTCAATTTGCTGGCAGGTGTCTACAGCTCATACGGGGGTGAAATCCGCTACGACGGAAGGGAATTGAGGACCATCGATCCTGCTCCGCTCAACCGCAGGATTGCGGAAGTATATCAGGATGTCTTCCTCTTCGAGGATACCTTGCAAAACAACATCACCCTCTTCAGTGATTATGGGCAGGAAGCGATCGAAGCCGCTGTCGACAGGGCCGGCTTGCGGGAACTGGTCGAAAGGCTGCCGCTGGGTCTGGAGACTCCTTTGGAAGAAAATGGAAAAAATCTGTCCGGAGGCGAACGCCAGCGCGTTTCCATCGCGCGGGCCATCCTGAAGCAAGCCTCACTCCTTTTGGCCGATGAGGCTACCTCCAACCTGGATGAAAATCTGGGCCGCCATATTGAGGCGACCTTGCTTTCACTTGACGCCACAGTGATTTCCATCTCACACCGCTACTACGAGGGTGTGACAGAGGGCTACGATAAAATATTGGAAATCGATGGGGGAACCATCTCTGTTTGGCAACCCGGCGATTATTTCAAGGAGGCCGGCTGATGTTCAAAAAGACAAGCCCCGACAAACAAAGCCGCCCGCTCCTCCCCCCTGATTTGAAACGGACGCTCCGTCGGACAAGGTGGAAACTGCTTCCCGCCTCAATCCCCCTGCTCTTGTCGTCAGCACTCAATGTTTTGCTCATGCTCCTGATCCGGGAGAGTCTTGACGCCGCCCTGGCGGGCGATCCCGGTCGCGTCAGGGACGTTGTCTTGCCCATGCTTCTGGGCGTCGCCTGCTTCATTCCCGTTGAGCTCTTTTCTGCCTGGATGCGGGGGCGTTATCTGCGTTATGTCAACCAGTCCATGAAGGGCCGTTACATTGACCGGGTATTCGCCAAAAACATCAGCGAGTTCCAAAGCCAGCACCTGGCCCTTTACCTTTCCAACATCACCAACGACATGAACTCGGTGGAGCAGCGCTACTTCATCTCCCTGCACGAAATCCTGAACAGGGGTTTCGGCGCCATGGCGGGGGTCATCATCCTGCTCAATGTCCACTGGCTAGTCGCTGTTATGGCCCTGATCCCGGGCGTCATCGCCGCTTATGTGGCAATCCGGTCAGGCCGCGGTCTTGAGAAGCATGAGGGTGAACGTTCCGGTTTCCTGAAACAGTACACCATCTATATCAGGGAAGTCCTGTCTGCTTTCCGCATCATCCGAAACAACAGCCTCGAATACAAGGTTACCGAGGATTTCGACCGGAGAAGCACCCAGGTCCAACAGAAACGTTATGAACTCGACAAGGCCGAAACCCTTGTCCAGGTCAGAAACAACACGGTCTTCGGGATCATGATCGGGGGATTGCTGACCGCTGCCATGTTCTCTGTCCGGGCAGGAATCACGACAACCGGCGGGCTGATCCTGATCATCAATGGTTATTCCAGCATCATCAACACCTTCTACATGGTTTCGGAAAGACTGCCCATGATCCGGTCCGAGCGCCCGGTCTTTCTGCGCATGGAAAAGGCGCTCGAGAACAAGGAAAGAGAGGTTGAAACCGAAACCCTTCAAGGTTTCGACCATTCTCTCCAGTTTGATCAAGTCTCTTTTGCCTACGGTGAGAACCGGGTATTGCGTCAGGCCTCCTTCACCCTCAAGCGCGGAGGGAAATACCTGATGGTGGGACCTTCGGGGGGCGGCAAGTCGACAGTCCTGCGCCTGATACGCAAGTACTTCAACCCTGATGAAGGCACCATCCTGATCGACGGGCAGCCACTGCGTGCCATCAGCCGGGAATCCTATTACCAACACCTGGCCAATGTCGAGCAGCAAGTCTTCCTGTTCGATGACACCCTGAGAAATAACCTGACCCTCTTCAAGCTCTACGATGAAGAAGCGATCATCCGCGCAGTCCAGGGAGCCGGACTGACAGATTTCCTGGCTTCGCTTCCGGGCGGTCTTGATTATGTGATCACCGACAACGGGCAGAACCTGTCTGGAGGCGAAAAGGCACGGATCGCCATCGCCCGCGGCCTGATCGCCAGGGCCGACCTCCTGCTCCTGGACGAAGCCTTCGCCAGTCTGGATGAGGAGGTCGCACGAAACATTGAGCACACGCTCCTGTCTTTGGAAGGTGTCACCGTCGTCTCTGTCAGCCACATCGTTTTCCCCGATACGGCCCCTTTGTATGATGCGGTCTTTGAGGTCAAGCGTGGCCGTGTGACCCGGCGGCCGGCTTCTGGAATGGTATGATGGGCAAAAGGAGAAATCCATGGAACTACTTGATCTCAGCCAGGCCCTCGAAAAGGGCCGCGTCTCCCGCGGACCCGTCCTCATCAACAGCAAGCCCGATCTTCGTTCCGGCAGGCGGGACGATTATGTGACGGGTGAATTCTACCTGAAGGGTCAGACCTTCCCCTTCCGGATCTGGGAAAAGAATATTTACGGGATCGTTCTGGAGTACGGCCCCGGCATCTACCTGGCGGAAACGGTGGGATCCGATTTTAACGGCCCCTATCTGACCGTCCGCAGCATTGATCTCTATCCCGGAGATGACCTCACCCGAAATGATTTCATGGGCGGCCTCTCCCGGGAGGAATTGATGGAGAGCCTGGGGGATGTAAAAAGGAAACTGACCGCGGTCGGCGTGACAGAAACCTGCTGGCAGCTGGTCGATTCTGCCCTGGCCCGGCCCGGGCTTGAGGGACGGTTTTTTATTGAGGGGGCAGCCGTGCGGCACCACGACAACGTGGTTGGGGGGCTGGCCCACCACACCGCCAAAATGCTTCGTATCCTTGCCGCCCTGCTTGAAAATAATCCGGAACTTCGTAAGAGCGCTGATTTGTTGACCTTTTCCATTTTCATGCACGACATCGGGAAAATTTTCGAATACAGGGATCTTGACTTGTCGGAATTCTGGTTTGCCAACCACCGCGTCCGGGGCATTGAATTCCTGGCGGAAATCAGGGACGAAATCATCTCGCATTACGACGAGGACTTTTACCGGCAGGTCCAATCCGTCATCGCGGGGCACCACGGACAATATGGTGACCGGCCCACCACGGTTGCCGCTGCCATCGTCCATTACATCGATGTGCTGGAAAGTCAGACAACCGAGCTGTTGCGGGAGCAGCTGAACGCGCCGGGCGGCAAGGTCAGGCATCCCGACTTCGGCTTCCTGCAGGGAATTCCCCTGGACGAAAGCGAATAAAAAGCCGCCCCTCCTGTCGGGCAGGGGCGGCTTATTTGAGCGTATACCTTAACTCTTTTGCCCTTATTCTTTCCCGGTTGCCTGCTCTTCCCCGCCGACCACATCAAGTTCATCGAACACGTCACCGCACTCCGGGCAGAACTTGGGCGGCTTGGTCGGGTCTTCGGGTTCCCAGCCACACTTGTCACAACGGTAGTGCTTGACAACCGGCCGCGGTTTGCCGCAGTTCTCACAGAACTTGCCCGTATTGGTGGTGCCGCACTCGCAGACCCATTCCTCGACTTCCGGCTTGGGTGCGCCGCAGTTGGCGCAGAATTTGCTTGAATTATCGGCCTTGCCGCACTCGGGGCACTTCCAGACCGGGACTTCCGTAACACCAACCGGAACGGTCGCCTGTGCCTGGGCCTGCTGAGCTCCCTGCTGGAAGAGCTGACCTGCCTGCCCGCCACCGGCCATCTGGGCCATGCTCATACCGGCAAAGGCCATGAAAGGACCGGCGCCTTCATTTGAGGCCGCTGCTCTCATGGCATCCGCCTGGGCGCCGACAAGACCGGCCGCCGCCATGGTCGGATCGCGGAAGACCGCGCTCTTCTGGAGCTCCTTGATCATTTGCTCATCTTCTTCCGAAGCCTTGACCGACTGGAGTCCAACAGAAACGACCTTAATCCCGCGCAGGTTGCCCCACTTTTCTGACAGAACCTCGTTCAGGGCCTTGGCGATTTCCTCGGTATGACCGGGCAGCTCACTGTAGCGGATGCCCATGGCGGAAATCTTGGCGAAGGCCGGCTGGAGCGCGTTCATCAGTTCCGCGCGCAACTGTTCATCCATGCGGTCACGCTTGTAAGGCTCCTCAACGTTGCCTGACACGTTGGTATAGAAGAGGAGCGGGTCTTCGATCTTGTAGGAATACTCTCCAAAGGCCTTGATGGAAATGTCGACGTCAAGGCCGATGTTGCGGTCGACCACCCGGAAAGGAACAGCGTTGGCCGTACCGAACTTATTGTTCATCATTTCCTTCATGTTGAAATAGTAGACGCGCTGGTCTTTCCCCGTATCCCCGCCCATGGTAAAACGGTAACCAATCCGCTTGAAGGTCCCCAGGATATTCTTGCCGAGCGGTCCGTAAAATAGAGAAGGCTCCGTTGAAGTATCGTAAATATACTCGCCGGGCTCGGCGCTGAAGTCGACGACTCTGCCCTGTTCGACGATGATCATGCATTGACCGTCATTGACGGCGACGATGGATCCGTTCGAGATGATGTTCTCCTCGCCCTTGACATTGCTGCTTCGCGAAGAGGTCCGTTTCTGCCCTTTTTTAACGATCACGTCGTCGGCCAGGGCATCGCTGTAGAAAAACTCGCGCCACTGGTCGGCCAGTACTCCGCCGATCGCTCCGCCTGCTGCTTTCAGTAAGCCCATTTTTTTCTCCTTTGCATTTCTTATAATTTCGAATATCGATTGTTGAAAGTCCCGGAAAGAACGCCCTGCTGCGTCAATTGGGATCCTCGTTATCTTACCACATGCTGTCTTCTTTCTGCCGGCATCCGGCCTATGCCCGATACACCCGTCAGGACTTACCTTTCATCCTTTTCAAAATGGCCCTGGCCACATGGATGCCGCTTGCACCAGCCTGGGAAAGCCCCCGGGTGATGCCAGCCCCGTCGCCGATGGCAAAAAAGTGCGAAAGGCCCGTTTCGAACTCGCGGGTCAGCTCCAGGCGGGCGCTGTAGAACTTGACCTCGACCCCGTAAAGGAGGGTGTCGGCGTTGGCTGTGCCGGGCGCCAGTTTGTCAAGAACGTCCAGCATTTCCATGATATTGTCCAAATGACGTTTGGGAAGCGCCAAACTCAGGTCGCCGGGTGTCGCCTCCAGCGTCGGACGGACAAAACTCTTTGACATCCTGTGTTCATTGGTCCGCCGACCGTCACGCAAGTCGCCCAGCCGCTGCACCATGACCCCGCCGCCCAGCATGTTGGAAAGTGAGGCAATGTGCTTGCCATAACGGTACGGTTCCTTGAAGGGCTCGGTGAAGCGGTTGCTGACCAAAAGCGCGAAGTTGGTGTTTTCGCTTCGCAGGGCCGGATCATCATAGCTGTGTCCGTTCACGGTGATGATACCGTCGGTGTTTTCGGTCACAACGTAACCGTAGGGATTCATGCAAAAAGTCCGGACAATGTCGTTGTAGCGCCGCGTCATGTATTTCAGCTTGGCTTCATACATGGCATCCGTGATTTCTTTGAAAACCAGGGCGGGCAATTCAACACGGACGCCCAGATCAACCTGATTATTGATCATGGGCAGGTGGAGTGCCCGGCAGACATCGCTGAACCATTCGGCCCCCGACCGGCCCGGTGCTGCAATCAGGATGTCGCAGGCAACACGGCCCTTGGTTGTTTCAAGCTCATAGGAGTCGGGGGTGACCCCGTTCAAATGATCGATGGGCCTGCCATCCTTGATGGGAATTATCTCTTTCACTTCCGTTCGGCATGAGAGCTCAATGTGTGCGTTCAGCCAATCGAAGATCCGCTCCAGAATTTTGCGGTTGTGCTCGGTTCCCAGATGCTTGACCCGGGCATTCAGCAGGTGAATGTCATGGGAAAGGGCGCGGCGGCCGATGGCCTCAGCCTCCGGTGTCGCGGTCGAATAAACCTCATGGGTCGCCCCGAATTGCCTGTTGACGGCATCGACGTCATCGATAAGTTCGAGCACTTTGGCAGGCTCCAGATAATCGGTCAGCCAGCCGCCGAATTCCGTTGTGAAATTGAATTTGCCGTCCGAGAAGGCACCAGCTCCGCCAAAACCCCGCATGATGGCACAGGGTTTGCAATTAATGCACTTGCTGACCTTCTTTTCCAGGATGGGGCACTGGCGGGAAGCAATCGGGTCACCCTGCTCCAGGAGCAGGATATTCAACCGGGGCGCTTTGGTAATAAGCTCATAGGCCGCAAAGATACCCGCAAGACCGGCACCGATAATGGCAACATCTGCTTTTTTCATTTTCTCTCCCAACCTCCTTGCTTTACATGGAGGACCCGTTTATGATATCACGCTTGTGAAGCAAATCAGGACCAAGTATTTTGGCAATCAGAGGAAAGTGAAGGTCAGCCATGGATTTTGACCGGCATGAACGGACACGCTTGCTCTGGCCGCAATCGGCCATCGAAGCATTGGCCGGCAAAACTGTGCTTGTCGCAGGGCTCGGCGGGGTCGGTTCATGGACCGTCGAGGCTCTGGCGCGCGCGGGAACGGGCAGACTGATCCTGGTCGACCCTGATGTCATCTCGCCCTCCAATCTCAACCGTCAGCTCTATGCGCTCGAAAGCACGGTCGGTCAGGCAAAGTGTGACCTGGCGGCCAGGCGAGTCAGGGACATCAACAGAGCCATCGATGTCCTTTGCTTTCGGGAGCGCCTGTTCCCCGGAGCCGCCCGGGGTTTGCGGGACCGCTGCCCGGTTGTTGATTACATCGTCGATGCCATTGATTCTGTCAGCGCCAAAGTCGATCTGATCGCCTCAGCCTGCCATGGCGGCATTCCTCTGATCTCTTCCATGGGCACGGGAAACCGCCGGGATCCCTCCCGCCTCCGGCTGGCTGAACTTTCCGGCATCCAGGGTGACCCCCTGGCACGTCGCGTCCGCCAGGGTCTGAGGAAACACGGCATCGAAAAAGTCAAGGTCCTTTGTTCGGAGGAGCCGCCCGTTAAGATGGACGGGGAGCCTCGCCAGGTCGGCAGTGTTCCTACCGTGGCGCCGGTCGCGGGCTTCCTCATTGCTTCAGAAGTGATCGCCGATCTCGTGCTCCGCGAATCAGCCGGATGAGCGAGAAAATGAGGAAACATCCGGCATTGACAAGAACAATGACGGGCCCTGAAGGCAAGTCAAGGCCATAGGATAAAAAGAGTCCTGCCGCAAAACAGGCAAGCGAGGCAAGTGACGAAACAAGGGTTACTCCCTTGAAACTCCCGCAAAGGCGCATAGCCGACAGGGGAGGAAAAATAATCAGGCTGGCGATCAGGATGGCTCCCATCATCCGCATGCCAAGAACGATCGTGACCGAGGCCAGGATTGCAAGCAGGCCATTCCAGAGCCCGGCCCGGATCCCGGAAGCCCGGGCGAAGTTTTCATCGAAAGTCACAGCAAAAAGCTTGTTGTAGGAAAAAAGAAAAAGAGCAGCGACAACAAGCGAGAGAACAACCGCCATGGTCAGATCGCTTTTTGTCATGGACAAAATGCTGCCGAACATGAAGCCGTATAAATCCGTATTCATCCCCTTTGCCAGCGAAATCGCAACCACTCCCGCCGCCATGCTGGCGGACGAAAGCATGGCAATGGCGGCGTCCCCGCGGACGCGTGCGCTGCTGCTCAAGCGCAGGAGCAAGAAGGCTGCCGCCATGACAACCGGAAGCGAAACCACGAGGGGGGAAGTGGAAAAGGCCATGGCAACCGCCAGGGTGCCAAAAGCGACGTGGGACAGGCCATCACCGATCATGGCATAGCGGGTCAGAACCAGGCTGGTTCCAAGAAGCGAAGCACAGAGCGCGATAAGCGAGCCCCCGACCAGCGCCCGAAGGAGGAAGGAGAATGAGAAGAAATCTGCCATGAAAGCGGTCATGCCTGCCCTCCCCGGCGCTCTCCCTTGCGGCCCGGCAGATAAGAGGCAACCAGTTCACTGTTCATGTATTCATCCGTTGTCCCGAAAAAATGGTGGCCATATCCCAAATGCAAGACATGGGTTGAGTCGCGCGTCACACAGTGGATATCGTGGGAGACCATGACGACGGTCACCCCGCCCTGGTTGAGTTCACGGATCAGGCGGTAGAAATCGTGGGAAACCACCGGGTCAAGGCCCGCGACCGGTTCATCCAGCAGGAGCAATCCCTCGGCTGCCACCAGGGCCCGGGCAAGGAGGACCCGCTGGCGCTGTCCTCCCGACAATTCACGGAAGGAACGCTTTGTCAGGTCTTCCAAGGCCAGGCGCCGCATGACCGAACCCGTGGCTTTCCGGTCTTCCCCTGAATAAAAGGAAATCAGCCTGTGGCGGTTGAGCCGTC
Protein-coding regions in this window:
- a CDS encoding glycyl-radical enzyme activating protein, coding for MRILNIQRMSTEDGPGLRTTLFVKGCPLACAWCHNPESLSRSFQIEWLGERCIGCRTCISVCPEGALELGEKGLIIDREICNLCLACAEACPARAIETRGEDRTVDDLFDELIKDVAYFGEEGGITLSGGEILTQAAEAAMLLQKLKEHAIHTAIDTSGLCSREALDRVLPWTDLVLYDLKLFDDAAHQHWTGIGNRRIMDNFDYLAEQKEILGFSVWVRTPIIPGATDSDDNIRRLARFIGGRADRWELCAFNNLCTGKYDRLGNPWAFAGVPLMTSERMSELEAMAREEGCANTHATGNTRLEKPHTTKG
- a CDS encoding ABC transporter ATP-binding protein, whose amino-acid sequence is MQEDPPRTLYQLMWSRKRGFIIYLFAAFLPIFQQLIMEAALGFSFTLLEARTKAEISVRIAILVAAMLVPSVFHWISRRLRIGFMRDILLDVRKRGFRHILSLPVRVFSRKSRDHYLSLLVNDLNIFENDFFVSFLNVIFNGGLTLIALGILFFFDWRYGLASTLATGLLALLGRGFQKKIVSLKEKESDANKDFSQQMSNVFRGLEILKLNQVEAPFREKSMGYVTALENIKMRFNIFDYFQSGTMETLGLIFTVLSFFYIGTGLVSARLSLPQGVFMVQITQRAIWGMVQVFPHLNKVRASQAIFDRIVRGSPDEQEAPAPLGTLPFTLNQGIEVDQLSFSYDNRPVLQRASFKINKGEKVLLRGISGSGKTTLLNLLAGVYSSYGGEIRYDGRELRTIDPAPLNRRIAEVYQDVFLFEDTLQNNITLFSDYGQEAIEAAVDRAGLRELVERLPLGLETPLEENGKNLSGGERQRVSIARAILKQASLLLADEATSNLDENLGRHIEATLLSLDATVISISHRYYEGVTEGYDKILEIDGGTISVWQPGDYFKEAG
- a CDS encoding ABC transporter ATP-binding protein, with amino-acid sequence MFKKTSPDKQSRPLLPPDLKRTLRRTRWKLLPASIPLLLSSALNVLLMLLIRESLDAALAGDPGRVRDVVLPMLLGVACFIPVELFSAWMRGRYLRYVNQSMKGRYIDRVFAKNISEFQSQHLALYLSNITNDMNSVEQRYFISLHEILNRGFGAMAGVIILLNVHWLVAVMALIPGVIAAYVAIRSGRGLEKHEGERSGFLKQYTIYIREVLSAFRIIRNNSLEYKVTEDFDRRSTQVQQKRYELDKAETLVQVRNNTVFGIMIGGLLTAAMFSVRAGITTTGGLILIINGYSSIINTFYMVSERLPMIRSERPVFLRMEKALENKEREVETETLQGFDHSLQFDQVSFAYGENRVLRQASFTLKRGGKYLMVGPSGGGKSTVLRLIRKYFNPDEGTILIDGQPLRAISRESYYQHLANVEQQVFLFDDTLRNNLTLFKLYDEEAIIRAVQGAGLTDFLASLPGGLDYVITDNGQNLSGGEKARIAIARGLIARADLLLLDEAFASLDEEVARNIEHTLLSLEGVTVVSVSHIVFPDTAPLYDAVFEVKRGRVTRRPASGMV
- a CDS encoding HD domain-containing protein, giving the protein MELLDLSQALEKGRVSRGPVLINSKPDLRSGRRDDYVTGEFYLKGQTFPFRIWEKNIYGIVLEYGPGIYLAETVGSDFNGPYLTVRSIDLYPGDDLTRNDFMGGLSREELMESLGDVKRKLTAVGVTETCWQLVDSALARPGLEGRFFIEGAAVRHHDNVVGGLAHHTAKMLRILAALLENNPELRKSADLLTFSIFMHDIGKIFEYRDLDLSEFWFANHRVRGIEFLAEIRDEIISHYDEDFYRQVQSVIAGHHGQYGDRPTTVAAAIVHYIDVLESQTTELLREQLNAPGGKVRHPDFGFLQGIPLDESE
- a CDS encoding SPFH domain-containing protein — protein: MGLLKAAGGAIGGVLADQWREFFYSDALADDVIVKKGQKRTSSRSSNVKGEENIISNGSIVAVNDGQCMIIVEQGRVVDFSAEPGEYIYDTSTEPSLFYGPLGKNILGTFKRIGYRFTMGGDTGKDQRVYYFNMKEMMNNKFGTANAVPFRVVDRNIGLDVDISIKAFGEYSYKIEDPLLFYTNVSGNVEEPYKRDRMDEQLRAELMNALQPAFAKISAMGIRYSELPGHTEEIAKALNEVLSEKWGNLRGIKVVSVGLQSVKASEEDEQMIKELQKSAVFRDPTMAAAGLVGAQADAMRAAASNEGAGPFMAFAGMSMAQMAGGGQAGQLFQQGAQQAQAQATVPVGVTEVPVWKCPECGKADNSSKFCANCGAPKPEVEEWVCECGTTNTGKFCENCGKPRPVVKHYRCDKCGWEPEDPTKPPKFCPECGDVFDELDVVGGEEQATGKE